One region of Natronolimnobius baerhuensis genomic DNA includes:
- a CDS encoding DUF2080 family transposase-associated protein: MDRHEIEGHEVIEGEVKATGNGAHVLVPKQWRGADVKIVRTSDPDE, from the coding sequence ATGGATAGACACGAAATCGAAGGCCACGAAGTCATCGAAGGCGAGGTGAAAGCCACCGGAAACGGCGCACACGTCCTCGTTCCGAAACAGTGGCGTGGCGCAGACGTGAAAATCGTCCGAACGTCTGACCCCGACGAATAG
- a CDS encoding DUF2249 domain-containing protein, with amino-acid sequence MTTNIDLRDHPTDEYHTHLSEPFTAADPGDQFEITTERDIDPSLIRSQLEHDRALEWEYIDQCGCGGHVP; translated from the coding sequence ATGACGACCAACATTGATCTCCGAGACCATCCAACCGACGAGTATCACACGCACCTCTCCGAGCCGTTCACAGCAGCTGATCCCGGTGACCAGTTCGAAATCACTACCGAGCGAGACATCGACCCGTCTCTGATCCGCTCCCAACTCGAGCACGACCGGGCGCTCGAGTGGGAGTATATCGACCAGTGTGGCTGTGGCGGCCACGTTCCCTGA
- a CDS encoding alpha/beta fold hydrolase encodes MSGRPQIPEQWERGFVETNGIEVHYCRTGGSGPPFVISHGLTDDGYCRLDLARELEDEFDVVLYDARGHGRSDAPDEEYGASERAADLFGLLEALAIEDPILFGHSMGADTVTEAATRRPDRPRAVILEDPVWMVEGVNDAVIETDPGDGIEAQIANWQDHSVEDLLEAETMFRDLAERGQADLARRVAEARRRLRPEIARVFEAGLLDPTELYGDLEAPTLILKADANEAEREREQEIAAFLPDGRLVHVDNAGHCVFWDERERATEELRAFLEMV; translated from the coding sequence ATGAGTGGACGACCACAGATCCCGGAACAGTGGGAGCGCGGTTTCGTCGAGACGAATGGCATCGAGGTGCATTATTGCCGCACCGGCGGGTCGGGTCCGCCGTTCGTCATCTCCCACGGCTTGACCGATGACGGGTACTGTCGGCTCGACCTCGCCCGTGAACTCGAGGACGAGTTCGATGTCGTACTGTATGACGCTCGAGGCCATGGCCGGTCCGACGCCCCTGACGAGGAATACGGCGCATCTGAACGGGCGGCGGACCTGTTCGGCCTGCTCGAGGCGCTCGCAATTGAAGACCCGATCCTGTTTGGCCACTCCATGGGTGCCGATACGGTCACGGAAGCCGCGACTCGCCGACCAGATCGACCGCGAGCTGTCATCCTCGAGGACCCCGTCTGGATGGTCGAGGGGGTCAACGATGCTGTAATCGAGACTGACCCAGGAGATGGTATCGAGGCACAGATTGCGAACTGGCAGGACCACAGCGTCGAAGACCTCCTTGAGGCCGAGACAATGTTCAGAGACCTCGCCGAGCGCGGACAGGCCGACCTCGCACGGCGAGTGGCCGAAGCGAGACGCCGACTCAGGCCCGAAATCGCTCGCGTGTTCGAGGCCGGACTGCTCGATCCCACCGAGCTGTACGGCGATCTCGAGGCACCGACGCTTATCCTGAAAGCCGACGCGAACGAGGCAGAACGCGAGCGGGAACAAGAGATCGCTGCGTTTCTCCCAGACGGGCGACTCGTACACGTGGACAACGCCGGACACTGTGTCTTCTGGGACGAGCGCGAACGTGCGACCGAGGAACTCCGGGCGTTCCTCGAAATGGTCTGA
- a CDS encoding RNA-guided endonuclease InsQ/TnpB family protein — protein MHYAYRFRLNPTPEQREQLDYHRDTCRQLYNHALNEFEQIPDSAGTLNQRVRQVRDQLTDLKEWWNELNDLYSTVAQAAVMRVEDSIKALSELKERGYNVGSLNWKAPQDFRSFTYVQSGFEFDSKNGQPVLSLSKLADIPIVNHREIPDDVTIKEVTIKKEPTGEWFASFAVDGKQTPEKPTDSERCVGIDVGILKYAHDTDGTAVGSLDLSDECERLERAQRDLSRKEHRSNNWEKQRKVVAQRHADLKRKRRDFLHKLSNYYATEYDLVAVEDLDAKGLVELPGNSRNRASAAWGTFKRMLEYKCDREGTHFVAVDPKDTTKECASCGVKTEKPLWVREHSCPSCGFEADRDANAAINILSRGYDQLGVGYSEETPVETALPVDTSVSAKRVVEAGSPITRSQRLLVSSQNSKSSDDTLKERTASAVSE, from the coding sequence ATGCACTACGCCTATAGGTTCCGACTCAATCCCACGCCCGAACAGCGTGAGCAACTGGATTACCACCGTGACACCTGTAGGCAACTCTACAACCACGCACTCAACGAATTTGAGCAAATCCCAGACTCGGCGGGGACACTCAACCAACGAGTGCGGCAGGTTCGGGATCAACTCACCGACCTCAAAGAGTGGTGGAATGAGCTGAACGATCTGTACTCGACAGTTGCACAGGCAGCTGTCATGCGAGTTGAGGACAGTATCAAAGCTCTCTCCGAACTGAAAGAGCGGGGCTACAACGTCGGTAGTCTCAACTGGAAAGCCCCACAGGACTTCCGTAGTTTCACTTACGTACAGTCTGGTTTCGAGTTCGATAGTAAGAACGGCCAGCCTGTACTGTCACTGTCGAAACTCGCGGATATTCCAATCGTGAACCACCGAGAGATCCCCGACGACGTGACGATCAAAGAGGTCACGATCAAGAAAGAGCCGACTGGTGAGTGGTTCGCCTCATTCGCTGTCGACGGCAAACAGACACCGGAGAAACCAACCGACTCCGAGCGATGTGTTGGGATCGACGTTGGGATACTCAAATACGCCCACGATACCGATGGAACTGCTGTCGGGTCGCTTGACCTGTCCGACGAATGCGAACGGTTGGAACGCGCCCAGCGCGACCTCTCACGGAAAGAACATAGGTCGAACAACTGGGAGAAACAACGGAAAGTCGTTGCCCAACGCCATGCCGATCTAAAACGGAAGCGACGTGATTTCTTGCACAAGCTGTCGAACTACTACGCCACCGAGTACGACTTGGTGGCCGTCGAGGACTTGGACGCGAAAGGGTTGGTTGAACTACCGGGCAACTCTCGAAACCGAGCGTCGGCGGCGTGGGGGACGTTCAAGCGGATGCTCGAATACAAATGCGACCGTGAAGGCACGCACTTTGTGGCGGTCGACCCGAAAGACACGACCAAAGAGTGTGCGTCCTGTGGCGTGAAAACCGAGAAACCGCTGTGGGTTCGTGAACACTCTTGTCCTTCCTGCGGGTTTGAAGCGGATCGGGACGCGAACGCAGCGATCAATATCCTTTCTCGCGGATACGACCAGCTAGGAGTGGGATACTCCGAAGAAACGCCTGTGGAGACTGCGCTCCCTGTGGATACATCCGTGTCTGCAAAGCGCGTCGTGGAAGCAGGAAGCCCCATCACCAGAAGTCAAAGACTTCTGGTTAGCAGTCAGAACTCGAAGAGTTCTGACGACACCCTCAAGGAGCGAACGGCGTCAGCCGTGAGCGAGTAG
- a CDS encoding polysaccharide deacetylase family protein, with product MDRNISRRQLVGAVSAASITVAGCLNVFDSEGDGETTPGTESKLNDGNESSTDGEDESAAGDYTWPAIEAGEVVSDFETTAAWTAVTGDLETVSDAPSGTQAIAVESNEETAAMRIEFPRGLDLEGWDLSMAIKADAADRVHVEFMAPERGDHLTSIRDVPDDHDGWLRLDFGYIQKHGEPDLSNVRQLNIIAVGSDSGTRLVADDLRRTDAVDNGKAILALYDGDPSHYELAAPRLEERGWGAAVPVEPSHIGDGGRMDAQQLRELNDRGWDICSYPTVDGPLPALPEDRTQQIVETARGSLEDLGFDDGARHLFVPGDRLDEQTQAIIREHQESAFLFGASPTGAPPTGRYATPVIWGPDLHGGVRRAINLCDQYQQLVVLRIPRIVEEEAGSNSMSLADFEHLLDHLEHRGLDVVTPSDVLDGRLDSTDTRDDDQTEHLEGTILEAGEQQTFEGNGSTESETFDLADGVVRLAVTHDSGSPLECELISVDDDSAREIQILGTASGASESLVPVDAGQYRLAVDADDSWEIDLEQPAVHADDLEGLPASASGSGSAVVGPLRTEGNVSVTATYDGTGQFIVDGHGADGHTEQLINRVGEFDSSRSYSAGGAVWLTVAADGEWTLEIEA from the coding sequence ATGGACCGTAATATCTCAAGACGACAACTCGTTGGTGCTGTCAGTGCTGCTTCGATCACGGTCGCAGGCTGTCTCAACGTATTCGATAGCGAGGGAGACGGAGAGACAACCCCCGGGACAGAGTCCAAACTCAACGATGGAAACGAATCGTCCACGGACGGTGAGGACGAGTCGGCGGCTGGCGACTACACCTGGCCCGCTATCGAGGCTGGCGAGGTCGTCTCAGACTTCGAGACGACAGCAGCGTGGACGGCAGTGACTGGCGACCTCGAGACGGTCTCCGATGCACCCTCGGGAACGCAGGCAATTGCCGTCGAAAGCAACGAGGAAACGGCTGCAATGCGGATCGAATTCCCACGTGGACTCGATCTCGAGGGCTGGGACCTCTCGATGGCGATCAAGGCAGACGCCGCGGATCGAGTCCACGTCGAGTTCATGGCTCCCGAGCGTGGCGATCACCTGACCAGTATTCGTGACGTCCCCGACGATCACGACGGCTGGTTGCGTCTCGATTTCGGGTATATCCAGAAACACGGCGAGCCGGATCTCTCCAACGTGCGTCAACTAAACATCATCGCAGTTGGCTCCGACAGCGGGACGCGACTCGTGGCTGATGACCTTCGTCGAACCGACGCCGTTGACAACGGGAAGGCAATCCTCGCACTGTACGACGGCGATCCCTCGCACTACGAACTTGCAGCGCCCCGACTCGAGGAGCGCGGGTGGGGTGCTGCAGTGCCAGTCGAACCGAGTCACATCGGTGACGGCGGCCGTATGGATGCCCAACAGTTGCGCGAATTGAACGACCGAGGCTGGGATATCTGTTCGTATCCGACCGTTGATGGCCCGCTGCCAGCCCTGCCGGAAGACCGGACCCAACAGATCGTCGAAACCGCTCGAGGCAGCCTCGAGGATCTCGGCTTCGACGACGGTGCGCGCCACCTGTTCGTTCCGGGCGACCGACTGGACGAGCAAACGCAGGCCATCATCCGCGAGCACCAGGAGTCTGCGTTCCTGTTCGGTGCGTCTCCAACCGGTGCGCCGCCGACTGGACGCTACGCAACGCCGGTGATCTGGGGACCAGACCTCCACGGTGGGGTTCGCCGGGCGATCAACCTCTGTGATCAGTACCAGCAACTCGTCGTGCTTCGCATTCCCCGGATCGTCGAGGAGGAAGCCGGAAGCAACAGCATGTCCCTCGCGGATTTCGAGCACCTGCTCGACCACCTCGAGCACCGCGGCCTCGACGTGGTGACGCCCTCTGACGTGCTCGACGGCCGGTTGGACAGCACTGACACCCGTGACGATGACCAGACCGAGCATCTCGAGGGGACCATTCTCGAAGCGGGCGAACAGCAGACATTCGAGGGCAACGGGTCGACCGAGTCCGAGACGTTCGATCTCGCGGATGGCGTCGTCAGACTGGCTGTCACTCACGACAGTGGGTCGCCCCTCGAGTGTGAGCTGATTTCGGTCGACGACGACAGCGCGCGAGAGATTCAGATACTGGGCACAGCATCGGGTGCGAGTGAGTCACTCGTCCCTGTCGACGCAGGACAGTACCGGCTCGCCGTCGACGCAGACGACTCGTGGGAGATCGATCTCGAGCAGCCGGCAGTGCATGCAGACGATCTCGAGGGGCTCCCAGCCTCGGCCTCGGGCAGTGGCTCTGCAGTCGTTGGCCCACTTCGGACTGAGGGCAACGTTAGCGTCACCGCGACATACGACGGCACCGGACAGTTCATCGTTG
- a CDS encoding glycoside hydrolase family 43 protein, which yields MRYENPILPGFHPDPSLCQVDGTFYLATSTFEYFPGVALYRSENLADWEPIGHALTRKSQLDVRDIGASGGIFAPTLRHHDGTFYLVTTNVGGDGNFFVTAEDPAGEWSDPTWVDAPGFDPDLFFDDGTCYFTYHDEDPENPIRQAELDVETGELGDPQTIWTGFRDPYVEAPHIIERDGTYHLLLAEGGTHAGHMVVAARADDPTGPYEECPDNPILTHWGRPRADIRAVGHADIVVDNNGQWWLVCLGIRQRGPWPRYHHLGRETFLAPISWEDGWPVVNDGEPLEAEMEAPLPGERQAKPNTLERTETTFADGLGVEWQFRRNPDHDRYRPTSDGLQLHGGPETLNEPGSTFVGRRQTAFDCQAEMSLSFDPANGDEAGLAVVANERHHYQLGVTRRNGQREAIVRLRIGDATDVVGRTPVGASTDLAVVADTDEYRFRVDGDELASAATRYLSTEVATGFTGVFIGPYATGHGTTCETDAVIERFVYES from the coding sequence ATGCGCTACGAGAACCCCATACTGCCAGGATTTCATCCAGATCCCTCTCTCTGCCAAGTCGATGGGACCTTCTACCTCGCCACGAGTACCTTCGAGTACTTCCCCGGAGTGGCGCTCTATCGAAGCGAGAACCTCGCTGACTGGGAACCCATCGGTCACGCACTCACTCGCAAGTCCCAACTCGACGTCCGAGACATCGGTGCGTCCGGCGGCATCTTCGCACCCACACTCCGTCACCACGACGGGACGTTCTACCTCGTCACGACGAACGTCGGCGGCGACGGCAACTTCTTCGTCACCGCCGAGGATCCGGCGGGCGAGTGGTCCGACCCGACGTGGGTGGACGCACCGGGGTTCGACCCCGACCTCTTCTTCGACGACGGCACCTGCTATTTCACGTATCACGACGAAGATCCCGAGAATCCGATCCGACAGGCCGAACTCGACGTCGAAACCGGCGAACTCGGCGACCCACAGACGATCTGGACGGGCTTCCGTGATCCGTACGTCGAGGCACCACACATCATCGAACGGGATGGAACGTATCACCTGCTTCTGGCCGAAGGGGGGACTCACGCAGGCCACATGGTCGTCGCAGCGCGTGCCGACGATCCGACTGGTCCGTACGAGGAGTGTCCAGACAACCCCATCCTGACACACTGGGGACGTCCACGAGCGGATATCCGTGCAGTCGGTCACGCCGACATCGTCGTGGACAACAACGGGCAGTGGTGGCTCGTCTGTCTCGGCATCCGCCAGCGTGGACCGTGGCCGAGATACCACCACCTCGGTCGAGAGACGTTCCTCGCCCCCATCTCGTGGGAGGATGGCTGGCCGGTGGTCAACGACGGTGAGCCGCTTGAGGCCGAAATGGAGGCGCCACTCCCCGGCGAACGCCAGGCAAAACCGAACACGCTCGAGCGCACCGAAACCACGTTCGCGGACGGATTGGGGGTCGAGTGGCAGTTCCGCCGCAACCCCGACCACGACCGCTATCGGCCGACGTCCGACGGACTCCAACTCCACGGCGGTCCCGAGACACTCAACGAGCCCGGTTCGACCTTCGTCGGCCGTCGCCAGACTGCCTTCGACTGCCAGGCTGAAATGTCACTATCTTTCGATCCGGCCAACGGCGACGAAGCCGGCCTCGCGGTGGTCGCCAACGAACGCCACCACTATCAACTCGGGGTAACCCGTCGGAACGGGCAGCGGGAAGCCATCGTCCGCCTCCGTATCGGAGACGCAACCGACGTCGTCGGACGCACTCCGGTTGGGGCATCGACCGACCTGGCTGTGGTGGCCGACACCGACGAATACCGCTTTCGCGTCGACGGCGACGAACTCGCTTCGGCGGCGACCCGGTACCTCTCGACGGAGGTCGCCACCGGGTTTACGGGCGTCTTCATCGGTCCCTACGCGACCGGACACGGAACCACCTGCGAGACGGATGCGGTGATCGAACGCTTCGTCTACGAGTCGTGA
- a CDS encoding acyltransferase, with protein sequence MDGATIGYEYDPDSREPVLGDNTTIRSGTVIYNDVVGGDDLQTGHNAVIREFTTLGDNALIGTNTVIDGNTDIGSNVRLQTGVYIPTNTSIGDNVFMGPNAVLTNDPMPTRTEVDLRGPTLEDHVSVGANATILPGVTVGRGSFIAAGAIVTRDVPAECLAIGAPATHEPLPDQLQGENRME encoded by the coding sequence ATGGACGGGGCAACAATTGGGTACGAATATGACCCGGACTCACGCGAACCAGTTCTGGGAGATAATACAACGATTCGAAGCGGTACGGTCATCTATAACGACGTTGTCGGCGGTGACGATCTACAGACAGGTCACAATGCAGTTATCAGGGAGTTCACCACCCTTGGAGACAACGCCCTCATCGGTACAAACACAGTTATCGACGGAAATACCGACATTGGATCGAACGTACGCTTACAGACAGGCGTCTACATACCAACGAACACGAGCATTGGGGACAACGTGTTCATGGGGCCCAACGCAGTTCTGACGAATGATCCGATGCCCACACGTACCGAGGTAGATCTCCGCGGGCCGACACTCGAGGACCACGTTTCGGTCGGAGCGAACGCAACTATTCTGCCGGGGGTGACGGTCGGTCGGGGCTCGTTCATCGCTGCTGGTGCAATCGTGACGCGAGACGTTCCCGCGGAGTGTCTAGCGATTGGCGCGCCGGCCACACATGAACCGCTTCCCGACCAACTGCAAGGAGAGAATCGTATGGAATGA
- a CDS encoding DUF1616 domain-containing protein, producing MVDSDRIRTRLFRPIQTFPIDLAAIVVVGIAINLVVLTPVVSSTWVLVPLGLTFALFVPGYTFVAALFPERGTGPTEGNSERTEIAHEQAAVDSARSRISGLERVVLSITLSVSIVPLVGFVLNATPWGLRLIPSMVAISGITLALLVIALIRRWNLEPEKRLQVPYRNWYAAVRTEFVEPATRADAALNVLVVIAIVVAASSVGYAVISTTHDEQFSAVYLLTEDDDGEQIADDYPTEFEHGESQELIVGIDNHEYRPVNYTVVVLEQDIGTNGNEMITEEQREIDRFEIQLSHDETERFQYDLEPTIIGTDIRIVWLVYQNEVPPAPSIENAPAETHLWVDVHN from the coding sequence ATGGTGGACTCTGATCGGATACGAACGCGTCTCTTTCGACCGATTCAGACATTTCCGATCGATCTAGCTGCCATCGTCGTGGTCGGTATTGCGATCAATCTGGTGGTCCTCACCCCGGTAGTCAGCAGCACGTGGGTCCTCGTTCCGCTGGGTCTCACGTTCGCGCTGTTTGTCCCGGGATACACGTTTGTTGCGGCGCTGTTTCCTGAACGTGGCACCGGTCCGACTGAAGGCAACTCTGAACGCACCGAGATCGCACACGAGCAAGCCGCCGTCGATTCAGCGCGGTCACGGATCAGTGGACTCGAGCGAGTGGTTCTTTCGATTACGCTAAGTGTTTCGATTGTGCCACTTGTCGGATTCGTTCTGAACGCCACCCCCTGGGGACTCCGACTGATTCCCTCTATGGTCGCTATTAGTGGAATTACACTCGCACTGTTGGTAATTGCTCTCATCCGAAGGTGGAACCTCGAACCAGAGAAGCGGTTACAGGTCCCGTATCGGAACTGGTACGCGGCAGTTCGGACGGAGTTCGTCGAACCAGCGACACGTGCTGACGCCGCACTAAACGTCCTAGTCGTCATCGCCATTGTGGTGGCTGCAAGCAGTGTCGGTTACGCCGTGATCTCGACGACTCACGACGAGCAATTCTCAGCAGTGTATCTTTTGACTGAAGACGATGACGGCGAACAGATCGCAGACGACTATCCGACGGAGTTTGAACACGGTGAGAGTCAAGAGCTCATTGTTGGCATCGATAACCACGAATATCGGCCGGTCAACTATACTGTCGTTGTCCTCGAGCAAGACATCGGAACCAATGGAAACGAGATGATCACTGAAGAACAACGGGAGATTGATCGATTTGAAATACAACTATCACACGATGAGACGGAACGATTCCAATACGATCTTGAGCCAACGATAATTGGTACTGATATCCGAATTGTTTGGTTAGTCTACCAGAACGAAGTCCCACCAGCACCATCGATAGAGAATGCACCAGCTGAGACTCATTTGTGGGTGGATGTACACAACTAA
- a CDS encoding DegT/DnrJ/EryC1/StrS family aminotransferase, protein MITIAQPLLDETEITRVGDVIRSGTIADGPEVRKFEREFAAYCDTAHGIATSNGTTALHAALSSLGIGVGDRVLTTPFSFIATANAIKHVGAEPVFADIDPTTYNLDPDSARDVATETQVDAIIVVHLYGLPAEMDAFVELADDLEVPLIEDAAQAHGARYDGQPVGTFGDAACFSFYPTKNMTTGEGGIVLTDQPRLAERVRQFINHGREQTGTYEHSTVGYNFRMTSLAAAIGRVQLERLPGFVDRRRENATRLSAGLSDTDLVLPVESPPAKHAFHQYTVRVRSHDRTALADHLADHDIGSGVYYPTCIHDQPAYDEIDADAPIAEQAARDVLSLPVHPSVSDAEIAQISTVITQYLT, encoded by the coding sequence ATGATCACTATCGCACAGCCACTTCTCGATGAGACAGAGATTACACGGGTTGGAGACGTCATCCGGAGCGGGACAATCGCCGACGGCCCCGAGGTTCGCAAGTTCGAGCGCGAATTCGCGGCGTACTGTGACACTGCTCATGGCATCGCAACGTCGAACGGGACGACTGCACTCCACGCAGCACTTTCCAGCCTTGGAATCGGTGTCGGTGATCGAGTTCTCACGACACCATTCTCGTTCATTGCGACTGCGAATGCAATCAAGCACGTCGGTGCCGAACCGGTGTTTGCGGACATCGATCCGACAACGTATAACCTCGATCCCGACTCTGCCAGAGACGTCGCGACCGAAACACAGGTTGATGCGATCATCGTTGTCCACCTCTACGGACTCCCGGCAGAGATGGACGCGTTTGTCGAACTTGCCGACGACCTCGAGGTTCCACTCATCGAGGATGCAGCGCAGGCCCACGGGGCACGGTACGATGGCCAACCCGTCGGAACGTTCGGCGACGCAGCGTGCTTCTCGTTCTATCCGACAAAGAATATGACGACAGGAGAAGGTGGAATCGTCCTGACGGACCAACCTCGACTTGCAGAGCGTGTGCGGCAGTTCATCAATCACGGACGCGAGCAAACTGGCACCTACGAACACTCTACCGTCGGGTATAACTTTCGTATGACCAGTCTTGCAGCGGCAATCGGTCGTGTTCAACTCGAGCGGCTGCCCGGGTTCGTCGACCGGCGTCGGGAAAATGCCACCCGACTCTCCGCCGGACTCTCGGACACGGATCTCGTGCTTCCGGTCGAATCGCCACCGGCGAAACACGCGTTCCATCAGTACACCGTTCGTGTCCGCTCGCACGACCGCACCGCCCTCGCGGACCACCTTGCCGACCACGATATCGGGAGCGGCGTCTACTATCCCACCTGCATTCACGACCAGCCTGCCTACGACGAGATCGACGCCGACGCCCCCATAGCAGAGCAAGCGGCACGGGACGTCCTCTCGCTTCCCGTCCACCCCTCGGTTTCAGACGCAGAAATCGCTCAAATCTCGACGGTGATCACACAGTACCTCACCTGA
- a CDS encoding Gfo/Idh/MocA family protein, translating into MTTETPQIDVGVIGVGKMGQHHARVYNNLPSANLVGICDYDRSLAEEVANEYSTKALDLEELLDSIDAASIVVPTVHHYNLAVKCLETDIGIMIEKPVVDELHVGYKLLTKAKESTEVVQVGHVERFNPAVVALQEFLDELTVIDITSRRLGPPPDRYIADSAVIDLMIHDIDIILMLLGEMPATIQSVGVYGNKHATGLLEFDSGMMASLTASRLTQQTSRTLDITAEECLVKLDYNNQSINIHRDSMPEYLEDQGRALYREMSTIEQPQIYGEEPLARELESFLDAVSSESIPEVTVSDGLRALEVAQKIDEIGTDLPEPSQIADD; encoded by the coding sequence ATGACAACAGAGACTCCCCAAATCGATGTCGGCGTCATCGGCGTCGGCAAAATGGGCCAACACCACGCACGAGTATACAACAACCTCCCGTCCGCGAATCTCGTCGGCATCTGTGACTATGACCGGTCGCTTGCCGAAGAGGTCGCCAACGAGTACAGTACGAAGGCACTGGACCTCGAGGAGTTACTTGACTCCATCGACGCTGCCTCTATCGTCGTTCCCACGGTTCATCACTACAATCTCGCGGTCAAATGCCTCGAGACGGACATCGGGATCATGATCGAGAAACCGGTCGTCGACGAACTCCACGTCGGGTACAAACTCCTCACGAAGGCGAAGGAATCGACGGAAGTCGTCCAGGTCGGACACGTCGAGCGCTTCAATCCCGCGGTCGTCGCTCTCCAGGAGTTTCTCGACGAGTTGACCGTGATCGATATCACGTCGAGGCGTCTCGGCCCGCCACCAGACCGCTACATCGCGGACAGTGCCGTGATCGACCTGATGATCCACGACATCGACATCATCCTCATGCTGCTCGGCGAGATGCCGGCTACAATCCAGAGCGTGGGCGTCTACGGGAACAAACACGCCACGGGACTGCTCGAGTTCGACTCGGGCATGATGGCATCGCTGACGGCGAGTCGGCTGACACAGCAAACGTCTCGAACGCTCGATATCACCGCCGAAGAGTGCCTCGTCAAACTCGACTACAACAACCAGTCGATCAATATTCACCGAGATTCGATGCCGGAGTATCTCGAAGATCAGGGGCGAGCGCTGTATCGCGAGATGAGCACCATCGAACAGCCACAAATTTACGGTGAAGAGCCACTCGCAAGGGAACTCGAGTCGTTTCTCGACGCCGTCAGTTCGGAAAGTATACCGGAGGTGACCGTCAGCGACGGGCTCCGGGCGCTCGAGGTCGCACAGAAAATCGACGAGATCGGAACGGATCTTCCAGAACCATCACAGATCGCAGATGACTAA